The DNA region CTGTAATAACAATACCTGCATATTTCAATAATATACAAAAAAACATAGTAAGAAAAGCAGCAGAAACAGTTAATTTAAAAATATTACGTTTATTAAACGAACCTACAGCAGCAGCAATTGCTTATGGATTAGAAAAAAAGAAAAAAGGAATTATATGTGTTTATGATTTAGGTGGAGGTACTTTTGACGTATCAATATTAAAAATATCAAAAGGAATTTTTGAAGTATTATCAACTAATGGAAATTGTAAATTAGGTGGAGATGATTTTGATAAAAAATTAGTTTATCTATTAATTTCAAAAATAAAAAAAAAACCTCTTTTAAACAAAATATTATTTAAAAAATTATTAATTATTGCTGAAAAAATAAAAATTCAATTAAGTAGAAAATCGTTAGTAAAAACAAAATTTTTAAATGAAAAAATTATATGTTCTAAAAAAGAATTTAATCAATTAATTTATCCATTTATTAAAAAAACATTAAAAATATTAAAAATTGCTTTAAATGATGCAAATATATCTAAAAAAAAAATAAAAGATATTATTTTAGTTGGTGGTTTTACATATATACCACTAATTCATGAATGTATTTATTCTTTTTTCAAAATAAAACCATTAACCTCTATAAATCCAATGAAATTAGTGGCTAAAGGAGCTGGATTACATGCAAATTTTTTATATTTTAATAAAAAAAAAAACAGAAAAAAATCTATTTTATTACTTGATGTAATTCCATTGTCTATTGGAATAGAATTAGTAGGTGGTTTAATGGAAAAAATGATAAAAAAAAATACAAAAATTCCTACTGAAGTCATTAAATATTTTACAACTTTTAAAGATAATCAAACAGGATTTTGTATTAATATTTATCAAGGAGAAGATAAATATACAAAAAATTGTCAATTATTAACAAAATTTAAAATAAAAAATATTATACCTAAACCAGCTGGAAAAATAAAGATAAAAGTAATTTTCCAAATAGATACAGATGGATTACTTTCTATTATTATAGAAGAAAAAAAATCAGATATCATTCATAACATAAAAATTGATACAACATATCAACAAAATAAATCAATTACTATAAATAAATAATTTTTTAAAAATTAATTAATTAAAATATTTATATAATTAAAATTTCTACTTATATATTTAAAAATAAAATTTTTTCTTAATAAATAAAATAGGAATATGTCATGCCGAATATATTTTTTTATCCACAAAAATTTATTTTACCTAAAGGATTAAAAGTAACTGGTAATACTGGAGACTCTATACTTGACGTAGCATTAAAAAACAATATTAAAATGGAACATGCTTGTGAAAAATCATGCGCATGTTGTACTTGTCATTGTATTATAAGAAAAGGTTTTTCTTCACTGTCTAAATGTTATGAAAAAGAAGAAGATTTATTAGATAAAGCTTGGGGACTTGAAAGAAATAGTCGATTAGGATGTCAAGCACGACTGGGAACGAAAGATATCGAAGTTGAAATTCCATTATATCATGTTAATCGTAGTAGTGAAAAAAAATAAATATATAATATTTATGTATATGGATTTTTTTTATTTTTAAAAAATAATTTGATGGGTGTATTCGGGATTTTTAATTCTTTTTGTAAAAATCGTATTAAATATTTTTTATACGTCTGCGAAATATATTGCACTTGTGTTCCATGTATAATAATAAATATTGGATTTTTTCTTCCAAGATGAGCGTATTTTAATTTTATTATTTTTCCCGTTACACCCATTGGTAATGAGTGTTTTTTAGTAGCTTTGTTAATTATCTTAATTAAAGATGAAGTACTAAATATTTTTTTTGATTCATTGTAAATAATTTTTATTTGAAGAAATATTTTTTTTAAATTTGTTTTTTTGATTGCAGATAAATATATTATTTTTATATTTCTAATAAATTTTAAACGATATTTATTTTCCTGCTTTATTTTTTTTTTTCTTTCTTTAGAAATTAAATCCCATTTATTAAAAATAATAAAAAAAGCAACATTTTGATTAATCAAAAATGTAATAATAGATAAATCTTTTGAACTAATTCCAACATAAGAATCAATAACAATAATTGCTATTTGATTTTTTTTAACAACATCAAATGATTTTTTTTCAAAAATATAATTTAAAAAATCTTTTTTTTTTCTTTTTTTATTTATGCCAGCTGTATCAGTAAAAATATATTTTATCTTCTTATTAATTAATGATATTTCAATCATATCTCGAGTAGTATTTTTTGTAGAACTTGTTATTACTCTATTAGAATTTAATAAACTATTAATTAATGTTGATTTTCCAGCATTAGTTTTTCCTAAAAAACAAATTTTTATATTAATATATTTGTTTATTTTATTATTTTCTAAAAATATTTTTTTCTCTCTTTTTTTAAGAAAATTATATATATTTTTTAAAAGATTTAAATATCCAATTTTATGGATAACTGATATTTTAAAAATATTCTTTATTCCTAAATTATAAAAATCTATGAAAGAATTTTCTCTTTTCATTAAATCAATTTTATTAATTAATAAAAAAATATTCTTATTTTCTTTTCTAATCAATTTTAAAATAAAATAATCTACTATTGTTAGTTCATAACGGGCATCAACTAAAAAAAAAATTAAATGAAATTCCTGTATAGCAAGAATAGTTTGTTTGTATGCTTGTTTTTCAATTAAATTAAAAAATTTTCTTTTTATATTATTAATACCAGCAGTATCAATAATATTAATTTTTTTTTCTTTAATCTTTAAAAAACCATATTGTCTATCACGAGTAGTGGATGGTAAGTCACTAGTTAATGCAGATTTAGAATTAGTTAATA from Buchnera aphidicola BCc includes:
- a CDS encoding Hsp70 family protein, coding for MKKKTIIGIDFGTTNSLVSTILEKKIKIINNFNKKKFFPSIIHISNKKISIGWKALKYLSSDAQNTISSIKRFIGISYNSIKKNINIPNIISENNKKELVFHTKIGKMNVSCIIEKFFEYIKKKTEKKFKNSIHGAVITIPAYFNNIQKNIVRKAAETVNLKILRLLNEPTAAAIAYGLEKKKKGIICVYDLGGGTFDVSILKISKGIFEVLSTNGNCKLGGDDFDKKLVYLLISKIKKKPLLNKILFKKLLIIAEKIKIQLSRKSLVKTKFLNEKIICSKKEFNQLIYPFIKKTLKILKIALNDANISKKKIKDIILVGGFTYIPLIHECIYSFFKIKPLTSINPMKLVAKGAGLHANFLYFNKKKNRKKSILLLDVIPLSIGIELVGGLMEKMIKKNTKIPTEVIKYFTTFKDNQTGFCINIYQGEDKYTKNCQLLTKFKIKNIIPKPAGKIKIKVIFQIDTDGLLSIIIEEKKSDIIHNIKIDTTYQQNKSITINK
- the fdx gene encoding ISC system 2Fe-2S type ferredoxin translates to MPNIFFYPQKFILPKGLKVTGNTGDSILDVALKNNIKMEHACEKSCACCTCHCIIRKGFSSLSKCYEKEEDLLDKAWGLERNSRLGCQARLGTKDIEVEIPLYHVNRSSEKK
- the der gene encoding ribosome biogenesis GTPase Der; this translates as MILNIALIGKSNVGKSSLFNLLTNSKSALTSDLPSTTRDRQYGFLKIKEKKINIIDTAGINNIKRKFFNLIEKQAYKQTILAIQEFHLIFFLVDARYELTIVDYFILKLIRKENKNIFLLINKIDLMKRENSFIDFYNLGIKNIFKISVIHKIGYLNLLKNIYNFLKKREKKIFLENNKINKYINIKICFLGKTNAGKSTLINSLLNSNRVITSSTKNTTRDMIEISLINKKIKYIFTDTAGINKKRKKKDFLNYIFEKKSFDVVKKNQIAIIVIDSYVGISSKDLSIITFLINQNVAFFIIFNKWDLISKERKKKIKQENKYRLKFIRNIKIIYLSAIKKTNLKKIFLQIKIIYNESKKIFSTSSLIKIINKATKKHSLPMGVTGKIIKLKYAHLGRKNPIFIIIHGTQVQYISQTYKKYLIRFLQKELKIPNTPIKLFFKNKKNPYT